CAGATTCGATTGGCTTTTATATAGCCTTTACTCAAAACCTTTACAATTGTTTTGCTGCGTGTATATCTTGCTGTTCGTGGTTCGTTTGTAGAACGAACGTGCATAGTAGACGCAAGGGATCGTTGATCGTGGGTGATTGCGTCGTGGGGTGATGGAACCGTTGCTGAACGTGGGCAAGGTGCGACGTGGGGCGATGGGCAGTTGCTGCGGTGGCTGAGATGCTGCTAACTGCTAGGGTTGCTACTatcctttgaaaatttttactttgGGCCACACTGTAATTGGGCTAAGATTTAGGGTCAAtgatttggatttaattgatttttaatcaggccaaaattggcctattacaattattattaaatataatttaataaaaatatataatttaataaaattcttaatattaaatattcttatatgaatttactaaaatcataatatataatactataaaatataatttaatcaaaatatataatttaataaaaattttaatattagatattcttatatgaatttactaaaatcataatatataatactataaaatataatttaaaataattattaaatataatttaatcaaaatatataatttaataaaattcttaatattaaatattcttatatgaatttactaaaatcataatatataatactataaaatataatttaaaataatttactttattatttttaaactgcaatgcatatttaatgtgctaaaatatcattagtgaaacaaataatttaattattctacaataaaaaattattaacaataataaataacttgagaattatattttgcataaacataatatttatatattaacaaaagattacatgaaattcatgaaattctatgtcataatccatatgttatacagTTTTTCAACATCAGAAAGTTAGAACATTGTAATGACGTACCatcccaaatattacaaactttATTCGGGTCAATTCACTAATCAACAATGATTCATATGATGAGAACACCGATGAAGtgaactaaaaaaataattgttgatGCTATTCTCTCTGGTACGGTTCAGCAAGAAAGGGCTTGAAAGTCAATAGCAACCCAATAAATTGAACCATGATTAGCGCAAAGAAAACCATTTGATCACCTGTTTCCAAAAtccaaaaatcaaagaaatgtCTTGTATTACATACCCACATGTATATATAGTAAATTGATCCGAGCCTATTTTGAAGCTGTATTATTAGGATTCAACTACAAACCTGAAAGAAAAGAGGCAACTTGTCGCTCTTGTGCCCAAGAAAATCTACATTTTCATGAACGAAAAAAGGTTGATAAGACCCTTATTGAGTCAAAAGAAAATAGTAGTTCTGGTatatagaggtgctcatgggtcgggcggcccggcccggcccggcccgacggcccacccgaaatatgggagggtttaggtaaaaatataggcccaaaatatgggcatgggcaaaaaaacgaggcccgtttagaaaatgggtcgggcctcgggcaccacttttttggcccgggcccggctcggcccggcccgatttaataaatatatttatttttttaattttaaaatattttttacatacttttttatttttttaaattttaaaatatttttaaaatactttttttttatttttttaattttaaaatatttttttaaatttttttaattttttaaaataaaaatgggccgggccgagtCGGGTctgggcttatgattttttcccgggccgggcctgggcaaaatcttaggcccatatttcgggccgggcccgggcctaggacccAGGCCGAAATTTTTTATGCGCCCGGCCcaaacccggcccggcccatgagcacctctactggTATATAAATTGGCCAGGAAGAAAACAAACATCTGCTAAATTTAAGATTGAATTATTCTTTGGTTTTGTCTCTCTAAGCAAGGGGTATAAAAAAGGTTCCGGCTTGAGGTTAAGGGAAGATGTTACACATTCTAGGAATCGAACACTAAATCTACTGCATTGCTTTTTAAGGGTGACCACATGCATCAACTTGACCTAGTTCAGGTTCTATAGATTtcattttaacaatataatCAACCATAATAAGAAACCCTCACATTTGGCCCTTCAAGAcctttgaaatttaagaattaattaagttcagCGTTTTATCAACAATGTAAACTAAGACCTCTCTATCAAAATCTCGAATATGTCGACGATATTGTGGCACAAAAGCATGGCcagtttgtaaaaattgaaagTGCTGAACTGTGCAGATTTTGCTGCTCAAATAGACTAGTGTGATTCATATATAAAAAGCTAAAATACATAcagaaaatggaaagaaaaaagatactTATAGCGCTCCTCTTCCTGCTGGACCAAATGCTTTGAAAACAGACATTGCAGTTATTGAAATGGCATTAGCAGCCCCTCTCTGACTTTGAGgctgaaacaagaaaaagaataaacaaaCAATGTCAAAACCAGAGAGAGGAATGATAATTCATGTATATACAATCAAAGTCAATTAATACAATTGTTTTTCTCAGTGTTTCTATGCATTTGGAGGGTTGTATGTCCACCCCCATgtctgaaaaaaaaatgaagggttCAACATAGATTTAACATGAAATATTTCCCAAAATATGGGCAGAAAACATTACCACTGCATTGTTCAGCAATATGAATAATCCAGTAACAAGTGAAACCTACACGATACCAATGAATTTGCCCCATAAATTAGACGGTTTCAActgaaaagaacaaagaaagaaaaacagtCTAAAAGAAACGTGTCTGATTCATTTCAGTGTATTCATTGGATTCAGAACCTGGAGTTCATAACCAGAAACTTCTCCATGTATTTGTACATATTTAGGATTTAGATTCACTTACAGATAGAGTGTTTCTTAATATGGCTGCACAATTTATCACCAAATGCAGGACTACCCCTGAAAGTATTGCTATATGGGGGAAACATGACAACAATGGAATTGATATTACCTGAAGATTACAAAAAAGTAGCATCAACTAgctattttactaaaaataaataaaaatccatcacataaaaaaataaaaatcttcaAAGCGTGAGAGTGTTGTTTTAGTTTCAGACTCGAAAGACAAAGATGAGCACGTTCACTGTATTTCCCCTATATTAAAATCACATTCTGCAGATTGACCAGCAAACACTCACTCACTCTCACAGCAAAGCACAACAAGGAAAACAATAGAATCAGACAAACATGCAatagaataaacaaataatagaacatgatgaatgaaaaaattttcatcGAACATGCAATACAAAGAAAAGCCGAATGGAAAACGCTAGAAACGAATCAAAATTAGgagaacaaaaacaaatattccAGATTTGAGCAAAAGcaaaaagcaaaagcaaaacaaaatcaaaatcaattttacagaaaagaaaagaaaagaaaaacaaagaaaaaatttggaagaagaagcagaaatctggagaaaagaaaacagagaaaagaaaagaaatgtgagaagaaaagaagCGTACCGTACCAGGAGAAGAAGTAGAAATCTGGAAGGGAAAAAATTGGGAAACGTCCGGAGAGGATGAGGgcagaaaagggaaaataaaattggGAATTGGTGGGGAATCCCTAATCGCCGCTTCAAACTCAGAATGGCTATTACCGCCAATATCAGTAATGGACACGGAAGGGAATAGGGGTGTAATACGATTACACCCGACCAAACAAGCTCTAAAGGAATGGCGAGATGAATGTGGATGCATAAATTCTGTCGGAGGCAAATGACTTGCGGAAATTTATAGTTACATGACTCaggttaatataaaaaattgtacattttaaacttttaatttattgattgaattctaatttttaactttGGTTTAGAACATCAGGAGATTTGCGTGAGTAAGTGactcaatatttaaaaaaaaattaattttaaaatatttttatgttatttatgtgatatatgatattttgaccatattttatgaaaatcaagttaaaatgctagtagtattaaaatttgaaacatgTATGTTTgaattatctaaatattattttttctatatttaaatttcatcatatgattatgaaatatgtttcggtgtatatataaaatatgttttgcaaaaatatgttgtcgaattatgtttttttatatgaaagacaTTACAGTAATccaattttcatgattttgagtTTGCTCCTTGTTGATGTTAGGTGTCAATAAGGGAGGAAACATGAAGGAGGGTACGTTGGCGCTGATGAAGGCTAGTTCACCCAGATAGGACGGAGAGCTGGAGAACGTATGTGAGTGAGGATCTTGAGGACACAAATATGGATGCTGAGGGCAATAAGGTGGCTATGTGTACTTAAGGGTCAATCCATTCTTCATCTCATGTGCGTGCTAAATGAAGTATATAAAGGAGGTTTTGTGTTTGGTGATGCTGATTCGGTGAACTTGCTATCACGCCATCATTGTGGGATGGATGGGAAAGATGTTTGTAATGAGACGCATTTTGTCATTCCTTTTGAACTGTGGTAGTTAGATTCACGTGGAGTTTGTAAACCTAAAAGTCACATTCTGAACAGAAGAGCAGGTGTTCCTTAAGAAGGGGCAGGCGAAAA
The window above is part of the Gossypium raimondii isolate GPD5lz chromosome 9, ASM2569854v1, whole genome shotgun sequence genome. Proteins encoded here:
- the LOC105799334 gene encoding probable peptide/nitrate transporter At3g43790 isoform X1 is translated as MHPHSSRHSFRACLVGCNRITPLFPSVSITDIGGNSHSEFEAAIRDSPPIPNFIFPFLPSSSPDVSQFFPFQISTSSPGTVISIPLLSCFPHIAILSGVVLHLVINCAAILRNTLSVSLVTGLFILLNNAVPQSQRGAANAISITAMSVFKAFGPAGRGAL
- the LOC105799334 gene encoding uncharacterized protein LOC105799334 isoform X2 produces the protein MHPHSSRHSFRACLVGCNRITPLFPSVSITDIGGNSHSEFEAAIRDSPPIPNFIFPFLPSSSPDVSQFFPFQISTSSPGNINSIVVMFPPYSNTFRGSPAFGDKLCSHIKKHSICFTCYWIIHIAEQCSASKSERGC